A single Pseudomonas sp. MM223 DNA region contains:
- the ssuC_1 gene encoding Putative aliphatic sulfonates transport permease protein SsuC (*Name ssuC_1): MTRNLKRWPVRLASLLACLLFWQVAASVKLDLGLLTFTYVPTPKAVLDAAWQLLASSTLLAHLGSSLSRVFAGYATAALVGVALGLLIGRSKWAEDTLLPPLEVLRPIPAVAWIPLAILMFPSSELSMVFITFTGALFPILLNTVHGVEAVDPRLVASARSLGAGRRAILREVVLPGALPSIVTGLAIGMGTSWFCLVTAEMISGQFGIGYYTWESYTLQNYPDIIVGMLLIGVLGMGSSALVKRLGALATPWYRTRRAS; this comes from the coding sequence ATGACCCGCAACCTCAAGCGCTGGCCGGTGCGCCTGGCGTCGCTGCTGGCCTGCCTGCTGTTCTGGCAGGTGGCAGCGAGCGTGAAACTGGACCTCGGCCTGCTGACGTTCACCTATGTCCCCACACCCAAGGCGGTGCTGGACGCGGCCTGGCAGTTGCTGGCCTCCAGCACGCTGCTGGCGCACCTGGGCAGCAGCCTGTCGCGGGTGTTTGCCGGTTATGCCACTGCGGCGCTGGTTGGCGTGGCCCTGGGGTTGCTGATCGGCCGCTCGAAATGGGCTGAAGACACCCTGCTACCGCCGCTGGAAGTGCTGCGGCCGATTCCGGCGGTGGCGTGGATCCCGCTGGCGATCCTGATGTTCCCGTCGTCGGAACTGTCGATGGTGTTCATCACCTTCACAGGCGCGTTGTTCCCCATCCTGCTCAACACCGTGCACGGCGTCGAGGCCGTCGACCCACGCCTGGTGGCATCAGCGCGCAGCCTCGGTGCCGGGCGCCGGGCGATCCTGCGTGAAGTGGTATTGCCTGGAGCGTTGCCGAGCATCGTCACCGGCCTGGCCATCGGCATGGGTACCTCATGGTTCTGCCTGGTCACCGCCGAGATGATTTCCGGGCAGTTCGGCATCGGTTACTACACCTGGGAGTCGTACACCTTGCAAAACTACCCGGACATCATTGTCGGCATGTTGCTGATCGGCGTGCTGGGCATGGGCAGCAGCGCCCTGGTCAAGCGCCTGGGGGCGCTGGCCACGCCGTGGTACCGCACGCGGAGGGCCAGTTGA
- the nrtD_2 gene encoding Nitrate import ATP-binding protein NrtD (*Name nrtD_2) produces MNSYQQAPGRIVGRGLSICLGHGSEAFEAVQRLDFTVAPGEFVCILGPSGCGKSTLLGALAGHLVLSSGQLNVDGQPVAGPSPQRGMVFQHHTLLPWRSVLDNVAFGLKMQGLGRAERRRQAGEMLQLVGLADFAGRWPSQLSGGMQQRAEIARVLINRPRLLLMDEPFGALDAQTRARMQELLLDIWASIRTTVVFVTHDIDEALFLADRILVMSPRPGRFIEDLRLDFARPRRASLLTSPEFTHLKRHCLALLRHEEGRELPRLTPLGLPDTDHPPLRIAL; encoded by the coding sequence ATGAACAGTTATCAACAGGCACCGGGGCGTATCGTTGGTCGTGGCCTGTCGATTTGCCTGGGGCACGGTAGCGAAGCGTTCGAGGCGGTACAGCGCCTGGACTTTACCGTGGCGCCTGGCGAGTTCGTCTGCATCCTTGGCCCTTCAGGTTGTGGCAAGTCGACGTTGCTCGGCGCCCTGGCCGGGCACCTGGTGCTCAGCAGCGGCCAGCTGAACGTGGACGGCCAGCCCGTTGCCGGGCCGTCACCGCAGCGTGGCATGGTGTTTCAGCACCACACCTTGCTGCCTTGGCGTAGTGTGCTCGACAACGTGGCCTTTGGCCTGAAGATGCAGGGCCTCGGCCGCGCCGAACGTCGCCGGCAGGCTGGCGAAATGTTGCAACTGGTGGGGCTGGCCGACTTTGCCGGGCGCTGGCCCAGCCAGCTGTCCGGCGGTATGCAGCAACGTGCCGAAATCGCCCGGGTGCTGATCAACCGCCCACGGCTGTTGCTGATGGACGAACCTTTCGGTGCCCTGGATGCGCAGACCCGTGCACGCATGCAGGAGCTGTTGCTGGACATCTGGGCAAGCATCCGCACCACCGTGGTGTTTGTCACCCACGATATCGATGAAGCGCTGTTCCTGGCCGACCGCATTCTGGTGATGAGCCCGCGCCCCGGTCGCTTCATCGAGGACCTGCGCCTGGACTTTGCGCGACCCCGCCGCGCCAGCCTGCTGACCAGCCCTGAATTCACTCACCTCAAGCGTCATTGCCTGGCATTGCTGCGCCACGAGGAAGGCCGCGAACTGCCGCGCCTGACCCCGCTGGGCCTGCCGGACACTGACCATCCACCGCTACGGATCGCGCTATGA
- the aprA gene encoding Adenylylsulfate reductase subunit alpha (*Name aprA), producing MSIQTQDYDIIVIGGGTAGPMAAIKAKEQDKSLRVLLLDKANVKRSGAISMGMDGLNNAIIPGHATPEQYTKEITVANDGIVNQATVHAYATHSFETIEQLDRWGVKFEKDETGDYAVKKVHHMGAYVLPMPEGHDIKKVLYRQLKRARVDISNRMVCTRVLLDDQGAAAGVLGFDCRSGEFRVVRAKAVILACGAAGRLGLPSSGYLMGTYENPTNAGDGYAMAYHAGAELANLECFQINPLIKDYNGPACAYVTGPLGGYTANSKGERFIECDYWSGQMMWEFHQELEGGNGPVFLKLDHLAEETIQNIEEILHSNERPSRGQFHAGRGTDYRQHMVEMHISEIGFCSGHSASGVWVNEKAETSVKGLYAAGDMAAVPHNYMLGAFTYGWFAGVNAAHYVAGRELAEVDAVQVERERARVFAPLQREHGLPPAQVEYKLRRMVNDYLQPPKVTKKMEIGLARFAEIERDLGQMKASNPHELMRAMEVSVIRDCAEMAARASLFREESRWGLYHHRVDFPERNDGEWFCHCHLKKGENGEMTSFKKAVEPYLIALDAEEQTAYDRLRVKADAA from the coding sequence ATGAGCATCCAGACCCAGGATTACGACATCATCGTCATCGGTGGTGGCACCGCCGGGCCGATGGCGGCGATCAAGGCCAAAGAGCAAGACAAAAGCCTGCGCGTGCTGCTGCTGGACAAGGCCAACGTCAAGCGCAGCGGCGCCATCAGCATGGGCATGGACGGCCTGAACAACGCCATCATCCCCGGGCACGCCACCCCCGAGCAGTACACCAAGGAAATCACCGTGGCCAATGACGGCATCGTCAACCAGGCCACCGTGCATGCCTACGCTACCCACAGTTTTGAAACCATCGAGCAACTCGACCGCTGGGGCGTAAAGTTCGAGAAGGATGAGACTGGCGATTACGCAGTGAAGAAGGTTCATCACATGGGTGCCTACGTGCTGCCCATGCCCGAAGGCCACGACATCAAGAAGGTGTTGTACCGCCAGCTCAAGCGTGCCCGGGTCGACATCAGCAATCGCATGGTCTGCACCCGTGTGCTGCTCGATGACCAAGGCGCCGCCGCGGGCGTGCTGGGCTTCGACTGCCGCAGCGGTGAGTTTCGGGTGGTGCGGGCCAAGGCGGTGATCCTTGCCTGCGGTGCTGCCGGGCGCCTGGGCCTGCCGTCGTCGGGTTATTTGATGGGCACCTACGAGAACCCGACCAACGCCGGTGATGGCTACGCCATGGCCTACCATGCAGGCGCCGAGCTGGCCAACCTCGAGTGCTTCCAGATCAACCCGCTTATCAAGGACTACAACGGCCCTGCCTGTGCCTATGTCACCGGCCCGCTGGGTGGGTATACCGCCAACAGCAAAGGCGAGCGCTTTATCGAGTGCGACTACTGGAGCGGCCAGATGATGTGGGAGTTCCACCAGGAGCTCGAAGGCGGCAATGGCCCGGTGTTCCTCAAGCTCGACCACCTGGCCGAGGAGACCATCCAGAACATCGAAGAGATCCTGCACAGCAACGAGCGCCCCAGCCGTGGCCAGTTCCACGCCGGGCGTGGCACCGACTATCGCCAGCACATGGTCGAGATGCATATCTCCGAAATCGGCTTCTGCTCCGGGCATTCGGCGTCGGGCGTGTGGGTCAATGAAAAGGCCGAGACCAGCGTCAAAGGGCTGTATGCCGCGGGCGACATGGCTGCGGTGCCGCACAACTACATGCTCGGCGCCTTTACCTATGGCTGGTTTGCCGGCGTGAACGCTGCGCATTACGTGGCCGGGCGCGAACTTGCCGAGGTCGATGCCGTGCAGGTCGAGCGCGAGCGCGCGCGGGTATTTGCCCCGCTGCAGCGTGAGCATGGCCTGCCGCCAGCCCAGGTCGAGTACAAACTCAGGCGCATGGTCAACGACTACCTGCAGCCGCCGAAGGTGACCAAGAAGATGGAAATCGGCCTGGCGCGCTTTGCCGAGATCGAGCGCGACCTTGGGCAGATGAAGGCCAGCAACCCTCATGAACTGATGCGTGCGATGGAAGTGTCGGTGATTCGCGATTGCGCCGAGATGGCGGCGCGGGCCTCGCTGTTCCGCGAGGAAAGCCGCTGGGGGCTGTACCACCACCGGGTGGACTTCCCGGAGCGCAACGATGGCGAGTGGTTTTGCCATTGCCACCTGAAAAAGGGCGAGAACGGCGAAATGACCAGCTTCAAGAAGGCCGTCGAACCCTACCTGATCGCCCTGGATGCAGAAGAGCAGACCGCCTATGACCGGTTGCGGGTCAAAGCCGATGCCGCCTAG
- the ssuB_1 gene encoding Aliphatic sulfonates import ATP-binding protein SsuB (*Name ssuB_1): MNAFNTSHLQAANQPDTTPPLVSFEGVGKVFTVDGQPFEAIRNFNLSINEGEFIAIVGASGCGKSTLLRLLVGLDTDYSGSIRVDGHTVSGIGGERGIVFQEHRLFPWLTVEQNIALGLVNEPLTQGERARRVHEFVLLVGLAGFETAYPHQLSGGMAQRVAIARGLVASPRILLLDEPFGALDALTRQQLQDELLAIRERAGITTLLVTHDAEEATYLADRVVVLEPRPGRIKSVVEIDLPHPRLRTGVALHGLREKVLHQITGDGGYLPPPVRRVEGLRPELIAL; this comes from the coding sequence ATGAACGCATTCAACACTTCGCACCTGCAGGCGGCCAACCAGCCCGACACCACCCCACCGCTGGTCAGCTTCGAGGGGGTCGGCAAGGTGTTCACGGTGGACGGCCAACCATTCGAGGCCATCCGCAACTTCAACCTGTCGATCAACGAAGGCGAGTTCATTGCCATTGTCGGTGCGTCCGGATGTGGCAAATCTACCTTGCTGCGTTTGCTGGTGGGCCTGGACACCGACTACAGCGGCAGCATCCGCGTCGATGGGCACACCGTCAGCGGCATCGGTGGCGAGCGCGGCATCGTGTTCCAGGAGCATCGGCTGTTCCCTTGGCTGACCGTGGAGCAGAACATCGCCCTGGGCCTGGTAAACGAGCCACTGACCCAAGGGGAGCGTGCCCGCCGTGTGCATGAGTTCGTGTTGCTGGTGGGGCTGGCCGGCTTCGAGACAGCGTACCCGCACCAGCTTTCCGGCGGCATGGCCCAACGCGTGGCGATTGCCCGCGGGTTGGTGGCAAGCCCGCGGATTCTGCTGCTGGACGAACCGTTTGGTGCGCTCGATGCGCTGACCCGCCAGCAACTGCAGGACGAGCTGCTGGCCATTCGCGAGCGTGCAGGCATCACCACCTTGCTGGTGACCCACGATGCCGAGGAGGCGACGTACCTGGCTGATCGGGTAGTGGTGCTGGAGCCACGCCCGGGCAGGATCAAGTCGGTGGTCGAGATCGACCTGCCGCACCCACGGTTGCGCACCGGCGTTGCACTGCATGGGCTGCGCGAAAAGGTGCTGCACCAGATCACCGGGGATGGCGGCTACCTGCCACCGCCGGTGCGACGGGTCGAGGGGCTACGGCCGGAGCTGATTGCACTTTGA